In the genome of Cryptococcus neoformans var. neoformans B-3501A chromosome 5, whole genome shotgun sequence, the window TGGCTGATTAGGTGTAGTTTTTGTTTAATGCTAATTGTACATCTGCACCATCATGCGTTGGATTGTATCAGGGAGGGGTCTACGATAACTTCGGTCGGTTACAGCTTCATTTGGATCGAGGGGTTGAGTGCACTGGCAAGAACACACGCAAGTCAGAGCTCGAACCCCAagcttttccttccccattCCATTCGCTAGAAATTCAGTTCCCGATGATGGCAACCCGCTTAACGTCAAgagaaaggcaaaggaagatACCCATCCCCAAATGTATTCATAAATCGTATAGAAGAAGGTACCAAATGACTAGAATAACTAGAATACCATATAGTAACCTTCAAAAAGAGGCGTccaaaagaaagaaaaaggacaCAAGTGGAAAAAAGACGAGAGACGACAAGAGCCCATTCCGGAAAGCATAAAATAAACAACCTTGATTACACAAAGTATCCTATCTCGATTAAGTAGGAAAATCGGAGAAACAGAatgagagaagagtggaagaggaggaataaTGGGACCGAGGGGTAGTAAAGGGTATAACCCGCGAAAAGGTgagatgaaaaagaggaaCTAAGGAAAATAGAATAAAGATAAAAAAGTCTACGTTGAATAAATTGGTGTCTTCTATAATCAGCCCCTTTTCTTAAACTTCTTGAACTTCTTGGCTGCTTTCCCCCCTTCTCTATCTTGTTCTCATTtcgtctcctcttcccgccGTATCCTCTCCGATTCAGCTCTTATGCAGACTTTGCGCCATCTCCAACTCGCCTTGCACCACCACCCCTTCCAACCATGGGTGGTTCAACAAATCTGACGCTTTCGCTCGTTGGCCCGGAAGGTAAGCAAGCATTGGcatgaggaaggaagataaGAGTTCAGCGTCCTCGTGTTCCATGAGGTATTTTTCTTTGAGGACGGAGGTTAGGGGCCAAAAACGGAGTCGGTTAATATGCCGGAGTTCACCTACAGAAGTAAAAGTAGAAAGAAGGTGGAGTTAGTGATTGGAATGTGATAAAGTGAAGAGAGTGGGGGAAGGCTTACCCCGACGGTTGAAAATTTCATGGCTGTATTTTCCGGATAAAGCTAGTGATCGCGGCATCTCACCCAATAATTCCATGATTTGTGCAATGTGGTCGTCGTCTTTGTCGTATTTGACGCCAGGTTGAGGATCAAACAGGTAATCACCTGTCAAAAGCTCAAAGAACTGAATTCCACAACCCCCAATATCAGTAAGATTAAATAGTCCCAGAAATTAGGAATGAGACTTGGACACTTACCAAGCATGCCGCACTCCACATGTCAACGGACTCATCCCATCTTGTCCCAAGGATAATCTCCGGACACCGATACTGTCTTGTCTGAATATCATTCGTGAAATGATGATCCACCCAACAAGCATTCCCCAAATCCGCTATCTTGACCGTTATCCTCTCCAAACTAACCGGGTCATAAGGAAACGGGGGCGGGAGGGTGGTCGGGTCCCCAGCTTCGGGTGCACGTTCGTCAGAGAGGCGGGTGACGTGATCAGGTGTGGTAGCGGGTGTGGAAACTTCAGTTTCGTCGGTTGCGGTGTTGATTGTATGGTTGGTTGAGACGCTAGCAGAGCCAGATGGGACGGAGGGATTGAGCGGCGGGGAAGCGGGAGGGTGATGCAGTTGTTGGGAGAGCAAAGACGGTCCTTTCGGAGGGGCAGGCGCCGGGGTGGCGGTTTTTTCCCATTTTAACgagcttccttctccgaGCTTGACGTTTTCTAAATCAGTGCCGATCGCCTCGGTTGTCGCGCTCTTTTTTGGTTGCGTAGGGggataagaaggtccaCCGACACCGCTAGGTTGATTTCCGGCTTTAGCGGCACTCGCCCCTGATATCTTGCTCATACCGAACCCGTACTTGTCTAGCATGGGACTACTTGAGTAGCTTGAGCTAGGACTAGGCAGTGGTTGAGATCCAacgatgaagatgccaTCTTTTCGAGGTGTTTGGTTACCTAATCGGCCttgggaaggaggaacaCCGACGAGTTTGGTTGGGACGGCAGCGGGGCAGCTTGCAAGTTCGGCTTGCACGACAGACTCGACGTCGTCGATACAGATCAGGACATTTTCAGGTTTCAGATCAGTATGGATGATACGGCATTCGCGATGGAGATAGTCGAGACCGAGCAAGACTTGTTTAGCGATTTGTTTGACGATATGTTGAGGAACGCCTCGGTGTTGATACCGCTTGATTAAGCCCAAGAGGTTTTCACCAAGGACTTCAAAGACCATGCAGACGTGAGAACCGTTAGGTCCTGTATGGCGGAAACTATCGAGAAGGTCGAGGACGTGATGCCGTCCGGCGTGGCCAGGTGCAGAACTGACGACccgttgaagaagctgaatTTCGTCTAAAGCTGTTTCGGTGTAGTGTCCGTCAGATTTGACTACTTTGAGAGCAACATGACGGTTTGCGCTGATGACGATGTTAGTTTGGGTGGACTTGGTGCATAGCGAGGCGACTCGTGGTACGACGACTCACACGTTATCTCTAGCCAGCCAAACAGTCGAAAAATGACCCCATCCCAATTTCCGCACAATTCTATACCGTCCATTGTTAAATTCGTCACCAATGTTAACCGGATGATAACCTCCTGGTCTATAATCTTCGAgatcctcctcgtcgtctgTAAGAACGGATGTGGCTTGAGAAGCTTGGGAAGCGCTGAGAGAGTTAGTGGCGGAAGAAGCGTGTTGGACGGAGGAGGGTACAgccagaggaggaggtgtgGGACGCTACAGAAATATTGATTGTCAGTGATTCGTACTTGGAAAACAATGGCAGGTTGGGTGAAAGAGGGAACCAGTGAGGATGGGAACATCCGGCATATCGTGTGAGCTCCAACAAACATCCCATTCCGGTCATATGGATTGATCTCACGCGAGACACCCTGAACATCTGCCAAGTGGACTGAACCTACCATGTTCGACGGACCGCAGGCAGAGGCGGCCGATTGTGCCATGTtcgaagatgaaagaatgtTGACGAGTAATGTGTTGAGTCCCGGTATGTGTTGTTGAGTTAAGGTTAATATTCACCGATGATGGGCGGACAGCGCGGATCAATAATCGATTTATTACAATCGTTTCCCAGTTAGGGCGCGCTCGGCGGCGAAAGGCGGGATGAATAAGAGTATGGATCGATGTGAAGAgtacagaagaaggatgtcgTGTCGGGTGTTGTCAACAAATGGGCGGAAGGGTAATGGAATGGAGCTCTGCGCCGCGAGGTGCGTTGCTGCAAAGTGGCGGGGTGCGACGTGCGGATGGGTGCGTGACACCGTCTATTGCCGGGGCGTGGGAGCGGTCGTAGCTGTGTCTGCTGGCCGGCGGTGGTGAGAGGAGCAATGGTGGGGCTGAGAGGGATGCtgatggcgaagaagaggcggatTCCAGACGGTGGAATCAGGACAGTCTAGTAACCAGTTAcaggggagagggaagagggcAAGAAGCGAGAGCGACAAGATAACGCTACGGGATGTCTAAGGGTCAAGGGTAATCCAGGGGTGAGCCACACCACTAATCACTAATCGCCTTTCTAATCCCACTTTCTAATTGGTCCGCCACCGGCATTACAATCCCACTCCAATCTATTACAGTTTATCAATAGAAATATGGCGGGGATTCAAAAACAAATAAGAACAAGGCCCAGAGCCTAAATCCGTAGCCGCAAGCGCTGTCAGAATATATCGACGCCTGCTTGTCATCATCGTACCATACATTCGTCTCAGTCTATCCCCGATGGGTTTTGCGGATTTCACATGCGATAAGGACCTTCCCGCCATGCTCTTCTTTATGGTCTATCATTGCATGCTGACTGGCTGAGACAACACATCACATCCAGCCAACCACAGCGTCGGATTTTATGCGTTTTTGGTGAGTCGGTCAACGGTGGACGCAATTAGATCTGCCCATCAGGATTGGTTTTTGTTATTCAACAGGGCAAGGGCAGGACCCGTGGAAACTGGAGGTCGGGCTTCGCGGCGGGCCCTTTCGGCACTCCGACACCTGAGCGCTTCGTCGGCGCACGTCCGAAAGATCCGATGCCATAATCCAcgtggaggtggaggtcgtCGGTGGAGGTTCAACCAATCAGTGCTGGGCATTCTTCAGCGCTTTTCCCATACGCAGCATGATAtgtttctcttttcttcagttCTTTATTCCTCTGTTTTGACTTCTCCAGTACTTTGATTTGTTCTTCACGTCCCTTTTACCTGTTGTTTAACCTGCTCAAAGCGGTTAGTAATTGCATTGTGATATCATCATatttcccattcttcgtctATCGCCTCTGCCTCACGCATCACGCGTGATGCACGACCTCTTAATCAACCTTGGCCTTGCTGTACCTGTTACTGTTAGAGACAGGAACTTGCAACTTATAAAAACACCGTTATGCTTACCCACACCAACACCTATCAGAATTATAGCAAGGAAAATAACACCGAACAGGTTCCCGCCGGAGGCGCCCTACTAGGAACGCTCGTATCACATGACTCTTCACCAAGATTGCTGATTCATGATCACTGAAGAAAGACAAATGCAATGCAATTCAAAAACGAGTTCTTCAGTAAGACGTTGTTGAGGGGTAAAATCCTCATTGCCTGTTAAACATGAGCAGTTTCGCCTTGCATTATTTGCTTTGCGCTGAATATCCCctcctcagcctcttcGTCACAGCCTGAAAATGGTCATGGTCGGGCAAGGGGCCGCATTTCCTTGTTAGGTCAAAATATCGGTAGATCTACTGCAGAAAAGATCGACATCGAATAAATGAGCGAAAATGCATGATAGGTGTTGTTTTGTTTGGGTTGTGGAACTTTGCACCTGAACATATCATTATCGTGCTGATTTACGGTTATTATTTAATTATGAGCGATTTaaatggagatgagagacTTTGGATCTACAATTTCAAGCTCTAATAAACCCGAGCAACGGAGAGCCTCATGGGAAAGCCTTTGTATAAATATTCTATCAAACAGTATTTACGTACAATTCGGCAAACCCAAAGTCGCTATGGACTTATTTGATTGAGGCTCACCCATGTTCGTCTAGTCAAATATGTTCATCTTGTTGGTCTTTCTTCGCACATATTTACCAACGCCCTTGGTCCAATGTCACCacatctttcctcccccATTCTCACGTtcgttccttctttcctcttgaaCGCCAAAATAGAACAACACAAAGTCTTGCGGAAAATTATATCGACACCGCACTCGCGGCTGCGTTCGTGCTCAATTAATACTCGTGCTTGCCAGCCATCTCTCGAGATCCTACCGAAAAGGAAATACATATCAGCTCGCCATTCCTATACAtagagataaagaagaacCATCCTGAGGAGAACCATCCAAAAAAGAACCAGATAATTACTTACACTTCGAGGCAGCCCACTCTTTGGCGGCCTTACTCCACTCTCCATCCCAGGTGTCAAATCCACCCCACCCCTTCCACCTCGAGCATAACGTTTCATAAGGGGGAATTTATCTCTTGTACCCACTGCATCCGTTTTTATAGAGGTGACACTGGAATTAGCTCTAGAGAAACCGCCATCTTTGTTAAAGTGCTTAGGCGGTGAACGAGCAGAGTGTGAGGGAAGGTTTCGGCAAGGTTGAAGAGCAGTGAGAGTGCGACGGCTCGCGGCGCTGGATGGTCTATTTTTGGTGTTGTTATTGGGTTGGAATGATGAAGCCACGTTTGCTtgaggagagatggatgcgGTAACAGTAGTTTCTTTGGAAAACGAGAAAGTGAAGGGTACAGTAGAGGTCGGAAGACTGTTTGAGACGAAAGTCGGAGTTGAAATTGAATTTGCGGACGGAGGGGCTGGCACAGGACGACTAGGTAATTGCCGAACTATTGTATTCGACAAAGCGCTTTCCTTTGCGTTTCCATCATGCTTCTGATCTCCTCCaatcttgatcttttcaCCAGGTAAAGGCGACTTGCTAGGTGGTGTAGGCGGCGCCGGCGAGTCTTGCTTTCCTAAGGTGAACGGGTGTCGAGGTCTGATTGGCGTCTTCggctctttctccttctctttttcttttccccgAACTTCCACACCCTTGATTGCCTTGAAGCTCCCTGTCCTCTTCATATTGTTTGGCTCTACATTAGGATCAACACGCAAAAGGGACGCTACCCCCTCTTTACTTCTAAGCCTCTCTTCAAGCCCAAGCCCATCTGTGAGCCCACCTCCAAACCCGACACCAGATCCAGGGATGATAGCCCGACTCCAGCCAAGTTGGTCAAGAGATGCAGAGAGGATATACGAGGTGACGGGCGAGTAAGGAGTAGGAGGGGATGAGGACGTTGTTGATGTGGATAGGATGGGTGTTGCTGGCATAAGAGCTGCAGAAGTGGTATGAGTAACGCGGATTGGTGTGGTTGGCATAGATGGTTTCGCAGGCTCGGTGAGAGTAAGAGCACTAGGCGGAGAGGCGGGAGAACCAGTGACCTCGGCTGAAAGCAGTTGGGATGCCGtattcttcttgccctcctcttcctcgctgTCATTAACaagcttcttttcccctgtttGCCAAAGTTAGTGTGAGGTGTAGGGAGTGGGGAGAGAGGGTtcaaaaaaaagaagggaaggcaGGCGACTTACGGAtgtcatcgtcatcttttttctcgtcttcattttcatccCCATCTACGACTTTTGGCTTCACCATTTCTTTCTGCTCTGCCATCTCATTCTTCAGCTCCTGATCTTCAATAACCTTCCTCCCGGCTCCATCGAGCGCTAGCAATGTAGATGCCGCAACCGACACTTGTCTgcccctctccctctccttaGCGTCTAATTCCTGTCCGTTGGTTGATGGCATGGAAAAGATCGAAACAGAGCGGGATACGGAGATTTGCACGTCGTGCCCTGAATCATTTATATTTTCAAACTCGTTttcacctccttcaccgTTCCCGAGACAGTTATCATCGTCATTCCCAGTATCCTGAGCCTGTGCTGGCAAGTCGGCCGCagaaggcgagggagaaggggaaggaggagaggaaggggcGAAAGGAGTGTAGTGACCTAGTGTTTCAAAGCTTTTTCGACCAAGTTTGGACTTGGCGATGATAAGATTAGCCGTGGAGTTGCTGTCAGTGTTGGCATGGAGGGCGAGATTGGTGGAGTTGGCGGGAGTGGTGAATGGGAATGGTTTGGAAGTGCCAGAATGGGCATTGGGACTGGATATGGAGACCGAGTCGCGGAGAGGTGCCCAGGTAGGTGTATGAATAATGGAAGACGTTTGTGTTTGTGGTTTCAATTGTTGAGTTACAGACTTAAAAGGTAAAGAACGGTGATCCGGACTCGGTGTCCAGTTGGGGTACGATACAGGGAGCGTGGGTACCATCCTCCCACCAAGGCTCGACAAAGGAACCGGAGCGGGTGTCGTCGACCTCCTGGGCGGGACGGGTCCTCTTCGCCAGTTATATGGACTTTTGCCTCGTTCTCGTTCACGATCGTAATGctgttgatgttgatggcCGGAAAAATTATCGGACAAAGCTCTATATTTCAAAGCACAAGGGCTTCCctcacctccaccccttGCGCCGTTCCCCCCCACACCATCAGCGCCGACGCGGGTGGAAAGGGCAGCAACCTTTGCACGCCATTCGCGCTCAGCCCGTCGAGCAGATTTGACAGATCCAGATCGAGCGGATTTAGTGCCACCTCGTTTCCCCGAGGAGTACGAGTGGGTCGAAGAATGTGAATCGGGGGAGAAGCCAGGAGAAGtgggtgatgatgaagaagggcaaagatgaagaggagtaatggaagaagagatgggatATGGAATAGTTTGACGGATATGGTTGGACATACTTGTTGAAGCAGGCGGTGGAGATCTGGAAGGGGTAGCATGAGGAGCAGTGGCCAAAGATCTTTTGTATCCAATCATAGTCGTACTTTCTGtaccttttcccttccccatcccaaGCCTAAATCCTTTGCTCCATGTACTGCCCTCCAA includes:
- a CDS encoding hypothetical protein (HMMPfam hit to Pkinase, Protein kinase domain, score: 151.2, E(): 2.2e-42), which encodes MAQSAASACGPSNMVGSVHLADVQGVSREINPYDRNGMFVGAHTICRMFPSSLVPSFTQPAIVFQRPTPPPLAVPSSVQHASSATNSLSASQASQATSVLTDDEEDLEDYRPGGYHPVNIGDEFNNGRYRIVRKLGWGHFSTVWLARDNVANRHVALKVVKSDGHYTETALDEIQLLQRVVSSAPGHAGRHHVLDLLDSFRHTGPNGSHVCMVFEVLGENLLGLIKRYQHRGVPQHIVKQIAKQVLLGLDYLHRECRIIHTDLKPENVLICIDDVESVVQAELASCPAAVPTKLVGVPPSQGRLGNQTPRKDGIFIVGSQPLPSPSSSYSSSPMLDKYGFGMSKISGASAAKAGNQPSGVGGPSYPPTQPKKSATTEAIGTDLENVKLGEGSSLKWEKTATPAPAPPKGPSLLSQQLHHPPASPPLNPSVPSGSASVSTNHTINTATDETEVSTPATTPDHVTRLSDERAPEAGDPTTLPPPFPYDPVSLERITVKIADLGNACWVDHHFTNDIQTRQYRCPEIILGTRWDESVDMWSAACLFFELLTGDYLFDPQPGVKYDKDDDHIAQIMELLGEMPRSLALSGKYSHEIFNRRGELRHINRLRFWPLTSVLKEKYLMEHEDAELLSSFLMPMLAYLPGQRAKASDLLNHPWLEGVVVQGELEMAQSLHKS